A section of the Oryza sativa Japonica Group chromosome 1, ASM3414082v1 genome encodes:
- the LOC4324317 gene encoding snRNA-activating protein complex subunit isoform X2, protein MAAAAAGEEAESSAAGEQRRMPFARGGPVFVPFMVGPVSTVPEFMSSALHELQSLKDELGDPGDEFDEELCVDELRVLSEEELVERALREAMEEGWDSTALSQLEDQRIDGGMSASSTFGNGAITSSSSGERETSRSPTEDTASIPHVHGNNGKTRGVKGETRGRKRKNVTPTLNSSVETEIPGPSVDTAVVPYVPQQGIEGKTGGMKGKSRGRMKKGADGDTKCGKGKKRGRHFDREVRAHILQGSYLTKAVKMAEIKAKQEEDKHAASLHSFSGDSVLAKVSKPSAEKVDVAKSLRYISTTWKNKTFKPGEHRPVVYPEVLLCVEVYEKRYGSVKSQEFLVLGSQLLTDLRDNIYCFKDKLMNVAKQHVHSGYFLIEDTFYNDTRRSTVDYSKPILDWIKNSRNEAEEKWDAITSGVLKKRQKDLLMGLNVSNVPDFKSAKMEKTRFSDLNFRLGAGYLYCHQGNCKHMIVIRDMRLIHPEDTQNQAEYPLMTFQMQRRLQKCSVCQIFHATKMTVDDKWTLNNPCYFCDKCYYLLHYKEDNSLLYHHTVYDYLQE, encoded by the exons atggcggcggcggcggcgggggaggaggcggagagctctgccgccggcgagcagcggcgcatGCCCTTCGCTCGTGGCGGGCCCGTGTTCGTCCCCTTCATGGTCGGACCCGTCTCCACGGTCCCCGAGTTCATGTCCTCCGCGCTCCACGAGCTGCAG TCGCTGAAAGATGAATTGGGCGATCCTGGTGATGAATTCGACGAAGAGCTCTG CGTAGATGAGTTGAGGGTCCTCTCAGAGGAGGAGCTGGTGGAGCGCGCTCTCCGGGAGGCTATGGAG GAGGGCTGGGATTCCACTGCTTTGTCACAGCTGGAGGATCAGAGGATTGATGGAGG AATGTCAGCTAGTTCCACCTTTGGAAATGGTGCTATCACATCAAGCTCATCAGGTGAGAGAGAGACTTCCAGATCACCTACTGAGGATACGGCAAGCATACCACATGTGCATGGAAACAACGGTAAAACAAGAGGGGTAAAAGGGGAAACTAGAGGCAGGAAGCGAAAAAATGTCACTCCGACCTTAAATTCGTCAGTTGAAACGGAGATACCTGGACCATCTGTTGACACGGCAGTTGTACCATACGTACCACAACAAGGCATCGAAGGGAAAACAGGTGGCATGAAGGGGAAATCCAGAGGAAGAATGAAAAAAG GCGCAGATGGAGATACAAAATGCGGAAAGGGCAAAAAGAGAGGCAGGCATTTTGATAGAGAAGTTCGAGCACATATTTTACAA GGGAGCTATCTTACTAAAGCAGTGAAGATGGCAGAAATTAAGGCCAAACAAGAGGAAGACAAACATGCAGCCAGCTTGCACTCATTCAG tggtgattctgtgttggCCAAAGTTTCTAAGCCATCAGCTGAGAAAGTTGATGTTGCAAAATCTCTTAGGTACATCAGCACAACTTGGAAG AACAAAACTTTCAAACCTGGGGAGCACAGACCTGTAGTCTATCCAGAAGTACTTCTGTGTGTGGAAGTTTATGAGAAGAGATATGGCTCTGTGAAA AGCCAGGAATTTCTAGTGTTGGGAAGCCAGCTCCTTACAGATCTTAGAGACAATATTTACTGTTTCAAAGACAAGCTGATGAATGTGGCAAAGCAACACGTTCATTCTGGTTATTTTCTTATTGAG GACACATTCTATAATGACACAAGGCGTTCTACTGTTGATTATAGTAAACCTATACTTGACTGGATTAAAAATTCCAGAAATGAGGCGGAAGAGAAGTGGGATGCCATTACTTCTGGTGTGCTGAAGAAACGACAAAAGGATTTACTGATGGGTTTGAATGTTTCAAATGTTCCTGATTTTAAATCTGCAAAAATGGAAAAGACTCGCTTTTCTGATCTGAACTTCCGTCTCGGTGCTGGGTACCTCTACTGTCATCAG GGAAACTGCAAACACATGATTGTGATCAGGGACATGAGGTTGATCCACCCGGAGGACACACAGAACCAAGCGGAATACCCTCTCATGACATTCCAGATGCAGAGGCGGCTACAGAAGTGTTCGGTGTGCCAGATCTTCCATGCCACGAAGATGACGGTGGACGACAAGTGGACTCTGAACAATCCCTGTTATTTCTGCGACAAATGCTACTACCTCCTCCACTACAAAGAGGACAACTCACTACTTTATCACCATACTGTATATGATTACCTCCAGGAGTAA
- the LOC4324317 gene encoding snRNA-activating protein complex subunit isoform X1 encodes MAAAAAGEEAESSAAGEQRRMPFARGGPVFVPFMVGPVSTVPEFMSSALHELQSLKDELGDPGDEFDEELCVDELRVLSEEELVERALREAMEEGWDSTALSQLEDQRIDGGMSASSTFGNGAITSSSSGERETSRSPTEDTASIPHVHGNNGKTRGVKGETRGRKRKNVTPTLNSSVETEIPGPSVDTAVVPYVPQQGIEGKTGGMKGKSRGRMKKGGNTTSNSLGENLEVVSHESVPPVEDLEVVSHDAAGADGDTKCGKGKKRGRHFDREVRAHILQGSYLTKAVKMAEIKAKQEEDKHAASLHSFSGDSVLAKVSKPSAEKVDVAKSLRYISTTWKNKTFKPGEHRPVVYPEVLLCVEVYEKRYGSVKSQEFLVLGSQLLTDLRDNIYCFKDKLMNVAKQHVHSGYFLIEDTFYNDTRRSTVDYSKPILDWIKNSRNEAEEKWDAITSGVLKKRQKDLLMGLNVSNVPDFKSAKMEKTRFSDLNFRLGAGYLYCHQGNCKHMIVIRDMRLIHPEDTQNQAEYPLMTFQMQRRLQKCSVCQIFHATKMTVDDKWTLNNPCYFCDKCYYLLHYKEDNSLLYHHTVYDYLQE; translated from the exons atggcggcggcggcggcgggggaggaggcggagagctctgccgccggcgagcagcggcgcatGCCCTTCGCTCGTGGCGGGCCCGTGTTCGTCCCCTTCATGGTCGGACCCGTCTCCACGGTCCCCGAGTTCATGTCCTCCGCGCTCCACGAGCTGCAG TCGCTGAAAGATGAATTGGGCGATCCTGGTGATGAATTCGACGAAGAGCTCTG CGTAGATGAGTTGAGGGTCCTCTCAGAGGAGGAGCTGGTGGAGCGCGCTCTCCGGGAGGCTATGGAG GAGGGCTGGGATTCCACTGCTTTGTCACAGCTGGAGGATCAGAGGATTGATGGAGG AATGTCAGCTAGTTCCACCTTTGGAAATGGTGCTATCACATCAAGCTCATCAGGTGAGAGAGAGACTTCCAGATCACCTACTGAGGATACGGCAAGCATACCACATGTGCATGGAAACAACGGTAAAACAAGAGGGGTAAAAGGGGAAACTAGAGGCAGGAAGCGAAAAAATGTCACTCCGACCTTAAATTCGTCAGTTGAAACGGAGATACCTGGACCATCTGTTGACACGGCAGTTGTACCATACGTACCACAACAAGGCATCGAAGGGAAAACAGGTGGCATGAAGGGGAAATCCAGAGGAAGAATGAAAAAAGGTGGAAATACCACTTCAAATTCATTAGGCGAGAATCTGGAAGTTGTTTCACATGAGTCTGTACCACCTGTCGAGGATCTGGAAGTTGTTTCACATGATGCTGCAGGCGCAGATGGAGATACAAAATGCGGAAAGGGCAAAAAGAGAGGCAGGCATTTTGATAGAGAAGTTCGAGCACATATTTTACAA GGGAGCTATCTTACTAAAGCAGTGAAGATGGCAGAAATTAAGGCCAAACAAGAGGAAGACAAACATGCAGCCAGCTTGCACTCATTCAG tggtgattctgtgttggCCAAAGTTTCTAAGCCATCAGCTGAGAAAGTTGATGTTGCAAAATCTCTTAGGTACATCAGCACAACTTGGAAG AACAAAACTTTCAAACCTGGGGAGCACAGACCTGTAGTCTATCCAGAAGTACTTCTGTGTGTGGAAGTTTATGAGAAGAGATATGGCTCTGTGAAA AGCCAGGAATTTCTAGTGTTGGGAAGCCAGCTCCTTACAGATCTTAGAGACAATATTTACTGTTTCAAAGACAAGCTGATGAATGTGGCAAAGCAACACGTTCATTCTGGTTATTTTCTTATTGAG GACACATTCTATAATGACACAAGGCGTTCTACTGTTGATTATAGTAAACCTATACTTGACTGGATTAAAAATTCCAGAAATGAGGCGGAAGAGAAGTGGGATGCCATTACTTCTGGTGTGCTGAAGAAACGACAAAAGGATTTACTGATGGGTTTGAATGTTTCAAATGTTCCTGATTTTAAATCTGCAAAAATGGAAAAGACTCGCTTTTCTGATCTGAACTTCCGTCTCGGTGCTGGGTACCTCTACTGTCATCAG GGAAACTGCAAACACATGATTGTGATCAGGGACATGAGGTTGATCCACCCGGAGGACACACAGAACCAAGCGGAATACCCTCTCATGACATTCCAGATGCAGAGGCGGCTACAGAAGTGTTCGGTGTGCCAGATCTTCCATGCCACGAAGATGACGGTGGACGACAAGTGGACTCTGAACAATCCCTGTTATTTCTGCGACAAATGCTACTACCTCCTCCACTACAAAGAGGACAACTCACTACTTTATCACCATACTGTATATGATTACCTCCAGGAGTAA
- the LOC4324318 gene encoding uncharacterized protein — MERRPHVATRGRGAPRLILPPFHVPPRRPRHGPPMATATATAAALFSSRTLSPSSSPRRRRRRGIPAAVTGFLSRRHAPALQRRLAPLHVVDDSKEVETAAGDGAEERSQTDKLVDGMDFGELCNDFECISSPYVEATARQLARDILDLRDDNRAFTCYAVSVKYKDPVRTFVGREKYKRPLWITKALENPTVTVQEMSMQSTSNLTIKWTFRGKPKNPIFATIGGDLIVSVTSQFVLNQISGQVLEQVDSWDLSASSPPAQAYFWLSRRAFSTVEAGKDTIEAAKGTASRLSSKKDENLEVYPDPSGDPTKFFQRPDDGLNQDVYQIALFLAVLYFIVQFLRTTL, encoded by the exons ATGGAGCGGAGGCCACATGTGGCAACGAGAGGCCGTGGAGCGCCGCGCCTTATCCTCCCGCCTTTTCACGTCCCGCCACGCCGACCGCGCCATGGGCCACCaatggccaccgccaccgccaccgccgccgctctcttctcctcccgcaccctttccccctcctcctccccccggcgacggcgacggcgaggcatccccgccgccgtcaccggctTCCTCTCCCGCCGCCATGCTCCCGCGCTCCAACGCCGCCTCGCCCCCCTGCACG TTGTGGATGATTCCAAGGAGGTAGAGACGGCTGCCGGAGATGGTGCGGAGGAGAGGTCGCAGACGGACAAGCTGGTGGACGGGATGGACTTCGGGGAGCTCTGCAACGACTTCGAGTGCATAAGCAGCCCCTACGTGGAGGCCACCGCGAGGCAGCTCGCCCGCGACATCCTCGACCTCCGCGACGACAACCGCGCCTTCACCTGCTACGCCGTCTCCGTCAAATACAAG gaccCGGTCAGAACATTTGTTGGACGGGAGAAGTACAAGAGGCCATTGTGGATCACCAAGGCACTCGAAAACCCTACAGTG ACAGTCCAGGAAATGTCAATGCAATCGACAAGCAACCTGACCATCAAATGGACATTCAGAGGCAAACCTAAGAATCCAATCTTCGCAACCATCGGAGGAGACCTGATCGTCTCTGTTACCTCACAGTTCGTATTGAACCAGATTAGCGGCCAAGTGCTCGAACAGGTCGACTCATGGGACCTCTCTGCCTCGTCTCCTCCTGCCCAGGCCTACTTTTGGTTGTCCAGGAGGGCCTTCTCCACTGTTGAAGCCGGAAAGGACACAATCGAAGCTGCAAAGGGTACAGCATCTCGGCTATCATCAAAGAAAGATGAGAACTTGGAGGTTTATCCAGATCCCTCAGGGGATCCTACTAAG TTCTTCCAAAGGCCGGATGATGGATTGAACCAAGATGTGTACCAGATTGCGCTTTTCCTGGCCGTTCTCTACTTCATTGTACAGTTTTTGAGAACGACTCTGTGA
- the LOC107278441 gene encoding uncharacterized protein, with translation MAGYTEILDTNHHEHKVCLVRKDEPFICSGCKELGFELRYACHTAGCNHQYHRSCTLQPLNTRVPAPFYKHDFFFFKSVSTAGARCEACAAEVRGYVYYCPDKKVSLHPCCADLPRVITTETVQLKLERKITKKCGMCHERNQGSFSNPWAYASSEKMIQLHVACVRKALVSQFESRLYGVQKPKMLLPPPPAAGASAASSTSSSTAIVECNSFPVLEVDKYRRKSAGFLDTFRRIVRAVMAMVSAVITGNHLEIYMAFIEFFKPN, from the exons ATGGCCGGGTACACCGAAATTTTGGACACCAACCATCACGAGCACAAGGTGTGCTTGGTTCGCAAGGACGAACCTTTCATTTGCTCTGGCTGCAAAGAGCTCGGCTTCGAGCTCCGGTACGCTTGCCACACTGCGGGCTGCAACCATCAGTACCACAGGTCCTGTACACTGCAGCCTCTCAACACTCGCGTGCCAGCTCCCTTCTACAAGCacgacttcttcttcttcaagtCGGTCAGTACAGCTGGTGCCCGTTGCGAGGCATGCGCTGCTGAG GTGCGAGGTTACGTGTACTACTGCCCGGACAAGAAGGTCAGCCTGCACCCTTGCTGCGCAGATCTCCCCCGCGTGATAACCACCGAGACGGTGCAGCTGAAACTGGAGAGGAAGATCACCAAGAAATGCGGCATGTGCCACGAGCGGAATCAGGGGAGCTTCAGCAACCCATGGGCCTACGCCTCCAGCGAGAAGATGATCCAGCTGCACGTCGCCTGCGTCCGGAAAGCTCTCGTTTCGCAGTTCGAGTCGAGGCTTTACGGCGTGCAaaagccgaagatgctgctgccgccgccgcctgctgctggAGCAAGCGCTGCTTCTTCAACTAGTAGTTCGACTGCCATTGTGGAATGCAACAGCTTCCCCGTGCTCGAGGTGGATAAGTACCGGAGGAAATCGGCCGGGTTCCTCGATACGTTCAGGCGGATCGTCAGGGCAGTCATGGCCATGGTCTCGGCGGTGATCACCGGGAACCATTTGGAGATATACATGGCTTTCATAGAATTCTTCAAACCGAACTGA
- the LOC107276324 gene encoding uncharacterized protein — protein MTGHSKLRAPEHHDHELTLTAGKESFRWEGVARGSISTRRARSTGSGILTRIPSSVTASCSINLFPGTVQDDVRCDGCGGNVNGYAYVRDIGRLRTLLKRGRVLHPCCAALPKVIEAEGSVTKLRLTRKLRSPCCKCRHVKLGDRRHTWGYVSDGGGGAGVVQIHVACANDLFREEYEGARLQQQQRTRVERLKARLVNMLRGAATGGGGGVMILPQLPTGVPEESSPSPWTMDSPVVKALLWTICTVGAVITGNPVGISNFFLTL, from the exons ATGACGGGGCACAGTAAGCTTCGAGCTCCCGAGCACCACGACCATGAGCTCACACTGACGGCCGGGAAGGAGTCATTCCG CTGGGAGGGTGTCGCGCGGGGTTCCATCTCCACGAGGCGTGCGCGCAGCACAGGTTCGGGGATTCTTACCAGGATCCCTTCAAGCGTTACAGCCTCGTGTTCCATAAATCTCTTCCCAGGTACAGTGCAGGACGACGTTCGCTGCGATGGATGCGGAGGCAAC GTGAATGGTTATGCGTACGTGCGGGACATCGGAAGGTTGCGCACCCTGCTCAAACGCGGCAGGGTCCTGCACCCCTGCTGCGCGGCGCTGCCGAAGGTGATCGAAGCCGAGGGCAGCGTGACGAAGCTGCGGCTCACGCGGAAGCTCAGGTCGCCGTGCTGCAAGTGCAGGCACGTCAAGCTCGGCGACAGGAGGCACACCTGGGGGTACgtctccgacggcggcggcggcgccggtgtcgTCCAGATCCATGTCGCCTGCGCCAACGACCTCTTCCGCGAGGAGTACGAGGGCGCGcgcctgcagcagcagcagcgcacaAGGGTGGAAAGGCTCAAGGCGCGTCTGGTGAATATGCTGAGAggagcggcgaccggcggcggcggcggcgtcatgaTCCTCCCTCAGCTGCCGACCGGCGTGCCGGAggagtcgtcgccgtcgccgtggacGATGGACAGCCCGGTCGTGAAAGCGTTGCTGTGGACCATCTGCACCGTTGGTGCTGTCATCACCGGTAACCCCGTCGGTAtttctaatttctttttaaCCTTGTAG
- the LOC4324320 gene encoding thioredoxin F, chloroplastic, whose amino-acid sequence MALRLSVSSSHGPASSPAISTCRPAACGRFPALLGGGVASQRRSLTVVSGPETRAVIPVRSSGSDTATVGAEAEAVAVTGQVTEVNKDTFWPIVKSAGPKVVVLDMYTQWCGPCKVMAPKFQEMSEKDQDVVFLKLDCNQDNKSLAKELGIKVVPTFKILKDGKVVKEVTGAKLDELIQAIETVKSS is encoded by the exons ATGGCGCTACGCCTCTCCGTCTCCTCCTCGCACGGGCCGGCTTCCTCGCCGGCCATCTCCACATGCCGCCCCGCCGCCTGCGGGCGCTTCCCCGCCTTGCTCGGCGGCGGTGTGGCTTCTCAGAGGAGGAGCCTGACGGTGGTGTCTGGCCCTGAGACAAGGGCGGTGATCCCCGTGAGGTCGAGCGGCTCGGACACCGCCACTGTTGgggccgaggcggaggcggtggccgtGACCGGGCAGGTGACGGAGGTGAACAAGGATACCTTCTGGCCAATTGTCAAGTCGGCAGGGCCCAAGGTCGTCGTCCTCGACATGTACACCCAATG GTGCGGCCCTTGCAAGGTGATGGCACCGAAATTCCAGGAGATGTCCGAGAAGGACCAGGACGTTGTGTTCCTCAAACTCGACTGCAATCAAGACAACAAG TCTCTTGCAAAGGAGCTGGGCATAAAGGTTGTGCCAACATTCAAGATTCTCAAGGACGGGAAGGTCGTCAAGGAGGTCACAGGTGCCAAACTAGATGAATTAATCCAAGCGATCGAGACGGTGAAGTCAAGCTGA
- the LOC4324319 gene encoding pentatricopeptide repeat-containing protein At3g29230: protein MASQHGGDPRLDRLSRALASDHPPPAAAAVHAHLVRAHAGTPPPVIRSLLNRAIRRLSKPHPRAALRLLLLMPRLPVSPDHFSLPFALNAAASLRLLPLGASLHALALRLALLPCRLPVANALVDLYAKCDDLPAAHTALADIAAPDAVSFNSLLCAHARLASVPDAESLFVAMPSRTQVSWNAMVVVYVNAGDVSSARRVFDQMPTRDSTSWSVLIVGYCKCGSMRSAREVFDRMPAKNLVAWTAMINGYAQSGVPKESLALFREMEAAGIEPDAATMVGVISAASQIGSTELAGWVGSYVDKKRIERNDKVLTALVDMHAKCGNVDEALSAFREIAQPDAYPYTALISGLAAHGHAKLALQVFERMQAQSVWPDPITFVGVLTACSHAGLVDKGLDYWEAMVKYYGMERRADHYACVVDMLGRAGRLEEAFEMVQTMPMGPHPGALGALLSACKTHGNVEIAEIVANKLFELEPHNTGNYIMLSNIYAEKEQWEEAERIRSVMRTRLPFKQPGSSWVEDRQRERGRFPLRS, encoded by the coding sequence ATGGCGTCCCAGCACGGCGGCGACCCGCGCCTCGACCGCCTCTCGCGTGCCCTCGCCTccgaccacccgccgccggcggccgccgcggtccACGCGCATCTCGTCCGCGCGCACGCCGGCACGCCGCCCCCCGTCATCCGGTCCCTCCTCAACCGCGCCATTCGCCGCCTCTCCAAGCCGCACCCGCGCGCCGCGCTCCGCCTGCTCCTCCTCATGCCGCGCCTCCCCGTCTCCCCCGaccacttctccctccccttcGCGCTcaacgccgccgcgtcgctccgGTTGCTCCCGCTCGGCGCCTCCCTGCACGCGCTCGCCCTCCGCCTCGCGCTCCTCCCCTGCCGCCTCCCCGTCGCCAACGCGCTCGTTGATCTCTACGCCAAGTGCGACGATCTCCCCGCCGCACACACCGCGCTCGCCGACATCGCGGCCCCCGACGCCGTCTCGTTCAACTCGCTCCTCTGCGCGCACGCCCGCCTCGCCTCCGTGCCCGACGCCGAGTCCCTCTTTGTTGCCATGCCATCCAGAACCCAGGTATCGTGGAACGCCATGGTGGTCGTCTACGTCAATGCAGGGGACGTCTCTTCTGCTCGCCGCGTGTTCGATCAAATGCCTACCAGGGACTCCACCTCGTGGTCGGTGCTGATTGTTGGGTACTGCAAGTGTGGTTCAATGCGGAGTGCACGAGAGGTGTTCGATAGAATGCCGGCAAAGAATCTTGTGGCATGGACAGCGATGATCAATGGGTATGCGCAGAGTGGGGTGCCAAAGGAATCACTTGCGCTGTTTAGAGAAATGGAGGCTGCTGGGATTGAGCCTGATGCAGCAACTATGGTCGGCGTTATATCTGCTGCCTCGCAGATTGGCAGCACGGAGTTGGCTGGGTGGGTTGGAAGTTATGTTGACAAGAAGAGGATTGAAAGGAACGATAAAGTTCTTACAGCACTTGTAGATATGCATGCTAAGTGTGGGAATGTTGACGAGGCTCTCAGTGCTTTTAGGGAGATTGCACAGCCAGATGCATACCCTTATACTGCACTTATTAGTGGGCTGGCAGCTCATGGTCATGCAAAATTAGCGCTTCAAGTGTTTGAAAGGATGCAAGCTCAGTCAGTTTGGCCTGATCCAATCACTTTCGTCGGTGTGCTTACCGCATGCAGCCATGCAGGACTTGTCGATAAAGGTTTGGATTACTGGGAGGCAATGGTGAAGTACTATGGGATGGAGCGTCGAGCTGATCACTATGCTTGTGTAGTTGACATGCTTGGCCGAGCGGGGAGGCTTGAGGAGGCTTTTGAAATGGTGCAAACGATGCCAATGGGCCCCCACCCAGGGGCTCTTGGTGCATTGCTTAGTGCCTGCAAGACGCATGGCAATGTTGAGATTGCTGAAATTGTTGCAAACAAACTTTTTGAGTTGGAACCTCACAACACTGGGAACTATATAATGTTGTCAAATATATATGCTGAGAAAGAACAATGGGAGGAGGCAGAAAGAATTAGATCAGTTATGAGAACAAGACTGCCCTTCAAACAGCCAGGCTCTAGTTGGGTGGAGGATCGACAGAGGGAGCGTGGCAGGTTTCCTTTGAGGAGCTGA
- the LOC4324321 gene encoding uncharacterized protein yields the protein MASSSSWWVVMLLMVVAAAGWGGVAAATAAEAAHEVLRAHGLPRGLLPAGIADFRHDEGSGRFEAALGESCTAQFEVGLRYNATVAGVISYGRIASLSGVSAQDLFLWFPVRGIRVDVPSSGVIYFDVGVVFKHFPLAVFEAPPPCTPDPLLLLTQVCEDGSVAGGGAASQ from the exons atggcgtcgtcgtcgtcgtggtgggTGGTGATGTTgttgatggtggtggcggcggcggggtggggcggggtggcggcggcgacggcggcggaggcggcgcacgaGGTGCTGCGGGCGCACGGGCTGCCGCGGGGGCTCCTGCCGGCGGGGATCGCGGATTTCAGGCACGACGAAGGGAGCGGGAGGTTCGAGGCGGCGCTCGGGGAGTCGTGCACGGCGCAGTTCGAGGTCGGGCTGCGGTACAACGCGACGGTGGCCGGGGTCATCAGCTACGGCCGGATCGCGTCGCTGTCGGGCGTCTCCGCGCAGGACCTCTTCCTCTGGTTCCCCGTCCGCGGCATCCGCGTCGACGTCCCTTCCTCCGGCGTCATCTACTTCGACGTCGGCGTCGTGTTCAAGCACTTCCCCCTCGCCGTCTTCGAGGCCCCGCCGCCCTGCACCCCcgaccccctcctcctcctcacgcaG GTGTGTGAGGACGGatcggtcgccggcggcggcgcggcgtcgcaATGA